The Sulfurimonas sp. genome includes the window TATGGGATATTTACGATATTTTAGAATTTGAGATGAAAAATTATTATAAACCTGACAAAATAAATATGGCATCTTTTTCAAATATACTTCCCCGTGTTCACATACATATTATGGCTAGATTTAAAGATGATTCTTATTTTCCAAATCCTATGTGGGGAGAAAAACAAAGAAATGCTAAGTTACATCTTCCCAGTGAAGATGATTTTTTTAAAAAAATTTTTACACTTTTAAATGAAAGAGAATATATTTAGTCTTATTTTGGTGAAAAAGGAACTAAGGCTGAACCCCAAGTAAGTCCACCACCAAAAGCGTCTAAAAGCATTAGGTCACCTTTTTTAAGTTTACCTTGTTCATAAATATCGTCTATTGCCATAGGTATAGATGCACCAGAAGTATTACCATATTTTGCAACAGTTAAAACAACTTGTTCTTCTTTTAACTTAAGAGCATCACCAACTGCTTTAATAATTCTGTAATTTGCTTGATGTGGAACGAAATGATTTATTACAGAACTATCTATTGAGTTTTTTTCTAAGATATCTATGACATCTTTTGTTAAAGTTCTAACTGCAACTTTAAAAGTTTCATTGCCTTTCATCTGCATAAAACAACCTGCTGCTTCTTGCTCTAGTGCATCATGGACTGAGCCTGTTCCACCATTTGGAGTCATAAGTAAATCAGCATAATTTCCATCTGATGCTGTATGAATATCTATAATTGCTTCTTGCTTTTTTTCAGTTGCACAAATCATTGCTGCACCTGCACCATCACCAAATAAAATACAAGTTCCTCTATCAGTATAATCCATAATTGCAGATATCTTCTCAGCACCTACAATAAGAACATTCTTTTTCATTCCTGATTCTATAAATGCTTTCGCAATAGAAATCAAATAAACAAATCCTGTACAAGCAGCAGAAATATCAAATGCTGTAATTTTTCCAAGACCAAGTTTTGTTGCGATTACCGTTGCAGTTGAAGGCATACAAAAATAATCAGGAGAGATAGTTGCACAGATAATCATATCTATTTCACTAGCATCTACACCACTTCTTTGTATAGCTTTTTTAGCAGCCTCAACACCCAAATCACTAGTATGCTCATCTTTTGCTGCGATGCGACGCTCTTTGATACCTGTTCTTTTTGTTATCCATTCATCTGTTGTATCAACCATCTTTGAAAGTTCATCGTTAGTTAATATTTTACTTGGAACATAAGAACCGATAGAGCGAAATGCAGCATAAGCCATTAAATATCCTTTTGATTGTACTCTTGAAGTTTTTCTAATATATGCTCATTTACACCTGTATCAACATAACCGATAGCTTGATAAATCGCATTTTCTATTGCCCTTGCATTACTCTTCCCATGACTAACAATAGCACAACCTTTTAGACCAATAAGAGGTGCGCCACCAACTTCGGCATAATCTATCTCTTTTTTCAAAAGTCTAAAAACTTTTCTCATTAAAAGTGCACCTGTAATAGCAATAGGAGATTTTCTTATATAGTCTTTAATCAAACCACTAATAGTAGCAGCTACTCCTTCACTAGTTTTAAGGACTAAGTTTCCTATAAAACCATCGCAAGTTATAACATCACAACTTCCATT containing:
- a CDS encoding HIT family protein encodes the protein MHLLIYEDGEIYIEKHESEIPWLKIFTKEPYKELGDVPKKLRLKLWDIYDILEFEMKNYYKPDKINMASFSNILPRVHIHIMARFKDDSYFPNPMWGEKQRNAKLHLPSEDDFFKKIFTLLNEREYI
- a CDS encoding beta-ketoacyl-ACP synthase III, giving the protein MAYAAFRSIGSYVPSKILTNDELSKMVDTTDEWITKRTGIKERRIAAKDEHTSDLGVEAAKKAIQRSGVDASEIDMIICATISPDYFCMPSTATVIATKLGLGKITAFDISAACTGFVYLISIAKAFIESGMKKNVLIVGAEKISAIMDYTDRGTCILFGDGAGAAMICATEKKQEAIIDIHTASDGNYADLLMTPNGGTGSVHDALEQEAAGCFMQMKGNETFKVAVRTLTKDVIDILEKNSIDSSVINHFVPHQANYRIIKAVGDALKLKEEQVVLTVAKYGNTSGASIPMAIDDIYEQGKLKKGDLMLLDAFGGGLTWGSALVPFSPK